AGTATCAACTAATTTAGTTTTTCCTGTGTAGAAAGGGTGAGAAGTTGAAGAGATTTCCATTTTGATTAGAGGATACTCTTGTCCTTCGTACTCGATAGTATCTTTAGTTTCTGCAGTAGATTTGCAAAGAAACACCTCGTCGTTACTCATATCTTTGAAAACAACAAGTCTATAATTTTCTGGGTGGATTCCGTTTTTCATAATACAATTTTAAAAAAATTAAAGTTTTGCTTTCGAAATAGTAATGGATATTTCTCTGCTAAATTTTAGGTTGCAAAAATACAATATTTTTTATAATATACAAATACTCATTCAATAATTTTTCAGGAATAAGAAATTCAAAGTATTTTCGTTACATTTGAAGTTTAATAAACCTTAATTTCGATGAAATTCAAATTATTACTTGCTTTTTCTTTTTGGGCGCTGCTTCTGGCGGTATCTTGTAATAAAGATGATATTACATTTGACGAGCCCACCCAGCCATTAAGCTTTTCAAGAGATACGGTATTTTGTGACACGGTGTATCATCAGGTACGTTCAGAAACCTATGTGGTAAAAGTATATAATAATGAAAATAAAGATGTGATTATCCCGAGAATCAATCTGGAAAAGGGAGCTTCATCTTTATATAGAATAAATGTAGACGGAAAGGCAGGATATGACTTTAAAGATGTTCCTTTGAGAAAAAAGGACAGTCTTTATATTTTTGTGGAAATTGCCCCTGAAGCAACAGGTCCTGAAGCAATTGCCGAAGACAGGGTTCTTTTTTCAAGTGGTGCAGGACAACAGCATGTTACTTTATTTTCTGTAGTACAGGATGCTGAGTTTTTTATTAAAACCCCGACCAATCCGAATGTAATTGATGTCAATACTACCTGGACGAATACCAAAGCGAAAATCATATATGGTGATCTCACCATTAATCCGGGTATAAAGCTGAATATACAACCCGGAACAAAAGTATATTTTCACTCTAACAGCGGAATGAAAGTTTCCGACGCGGCTACTTTAAATATCAATGGAGCATTGAATAACGAGGTCATTTTAAGAGGAGACAGAAACGACACCTATTATGATACGATTCCTAACAACTGGAATTCTATCCGGATGGAAGCCAATTCTATTCTGAATATGACTCATGCAAGATTATTCGGAGGAAAAAGAGGTTTAGATATGAAAAAAGCAACGGCAACGATTAATAATTCATTTATTCATACGTTTCAGGATTATGGAATTTATGCATTAACTTCTACTGTTAATGCTACAAATCTGGTTATGAATAATTGTGGTCTATCATGTATCTGGATTTATGGAGGAGGAAATCATAGCTATACTTACGCTACCATTGCCAATTATTCGAAAACATTAGCCTCTTTCACTAGAGAAGGTATTTTTGCAACAAATGAATGGAAAGATGATAATGGGCAAACACAACAGGCAGCTTTGCAACAGCTAAGTATAAAAAACAGTATTGTTTATTCTGATAAAGATAATGCTGTTCATGTTGAACCTGCTTTTGGACAGCAATTTGAATTCTTAATTCAAAACTCCTTAATTAAATATTCAAATACATCAGAATCTGGTTATGATTTTGGTAATACCCTAATTGTTACCCAAAGTGATAAAAACAAAGACCCTCAATTCATCAACTATTTTACAGCAAAACAAAATCTAAGAGTAAAACCGCTGTCTCCGGCTAGAAATTTGGGTGCTCCTGTTTCATCGGTCACTACGGATATCGTTGGGGTTTCAAGAAGCACTACTCCGACTTTGGGAGCCTATGAATAATTTTCAAAATTTTAATAAAACTTCGGGATGGAATTTAATTTTATCGAGAACTTGCCTTTTTTATTGGCACTTTTAATTTTAATTGCCTGCTATTTGGCAATAAGGAGTTTCTTTAAGAAAATTGGCAATTACACTGAAAGTTCGGGAAAATCGGCAGACCACTTAGAGGAAATAAAAGAAGAGCTTAGTATATTAAACAGTAAAATAAGTTCTTTGGAACAACAAATCAATAATAATAAGTCATAATGGAAATTACAAATCTGCAGCAGCAGGTCGATGAATGGATAAAAACAATTGGTGTTCGTTATTTCAATGAACTTACCAATATGGCAATGCTGACGGAAGAAGTGGGAGAAGTGGCAAGAATCATTGCCAGAAGATATGGAGAGCAAAGCGAAAAGGAAAGTGATAAAAGCAAAGATCTTGGAGAGGAATTGGCAGATGTTTTATTTGTAACATTATGTTTGGCTAATCAGACCGGAGTGAATCTGCAGGAGGCTTTTGATAAGAAAATGAAAATAAAAACTGATCGCGATAAAGACCGTCATCAGAATAATGAAAAATTGAAATAGTAGTTATAAAAGATGAGTTATAAGTTATGAATTAATTCAACTTATTATTCTAAAAATTTAATGCAGAAATCAATAATGAAGCTAGAACAATCAAAATTAGTCGGAAATCAAACCATACAAATCAGCGGTTCGAAAAGTATTTCGAATCGTTTGTTGATTTTAGAAAGTTTGTTTAAAAATATACAAATCGGGAATTTATCCAATTCTCAGGATACCCAATTGCTGAAAAAAGCATTGTCGGAAGATACTGAGATTGTAGATATTCACCATGCAGGAACAGCAATGCGGTTTCTTACTTCTTACTATTCTATCGCGGAAGGAAAAACTACAGTTCTTACCGGTTCCGGAAGAATGAAAGAACGCCCTATAAAAAATCTGGTTACCGCGTTACAAAATCTGGGCGTAGAAATTGAATACCTGGAAAATGAAGGATTTCCTCCTTTGAAAATTAAAGGAAGAAAAATAACAGAGACCAAGGTAGATGTTCCGGCCAATATTTCGAGCCAGTTTATCACCTCTCTCCTTTTGATTGCAGGGAAACTTGAAAAAGGACTGGAAATAAATCTTGTGGGTGAAGTTACTTCAAGATCTTATATTGAAATGACCCTGGATATTCTGAAAAAATTCGGAATACAGGCAAGTTTTGTCGGAAATTTAATTAAAGTAGAACCTTTTAATGAAAGCAAACCATCCTCTGTCAATTATGAGGTGGAAAGTGACTGGAGCTCAGCTTCATATTTTTACTCTTTTGCTGCACTTGGGAGAGAAACCATTCATTTAAAAAGCTTTTATAAAGAGTCCACACAGGGAGATTCTGCCATTGCAAAAATTTATGAAGAGTTTTTCGGAATACAAACGGTTTTTACAGAAGCAGAACATAAAATTACACTTCAGCCGGATCCAAATTTCCAATTCCCGGATAAAATCGTTCTGGACATGAATAACTGTCCAGATATCGCACAAACTCTTTGTGTAACTGCTGCCGCTTTGAAAATCCCTTTCGAAATTTCAGGATTGGGAACATTAAGAGTAAAGGAAACCGACAGACTGCTGGCTTTATATAATGAGTTACAAAAACTGGGAACTGAAACAGAGATCACAGATACAACCATACAATCCCTTAACTTTAAGGATCCCGAAGAGAATATTTCTATTAAAACCTATCAGGATCACAGAATGGCGATGAGTTTCGCACCGTTTTGCCTGATTAAAGAATTAAATATTGAAGATGAAAATGTAGTGGAAAAATCTTACCCGATGTTTTGGGAAGATCTATCAAAGATTTTAATCAAACAGTAAATGAAAATTTTCCTTTCTTTTTTCTCCTTACTTATTTTTACAATGTTTCAATCACAGGAACTGAAGGATTTTGTTATTCCAAAAGGATATGAAAAAGTGCTGGAAGTAAAAGGTGATCTGGATAAAGATGGAAAAGAAGAAACAGTTATTGTATGCAACACCTCTGAAAAAATTGAAAATCAAGGATTTAAAAGGAAATTTTATATCTTAAAAAACATTCAGGAAAATTTAAAAATCTGGAAAGAGAATTCAACGATACTGAATTCAAGCGGAGCCGGTTTTTATCCTGAAGACAATAACCTGGAAATACAGATAAAGAATAATTGTCTTGTTATTTCCCAGTCATTTTATTCCAATTCGAGGCACACGGATACCAGCAGATATACTTTTCGTTTTCAGAACGGAGATTTTTATCTTATTGGCGCATTCAATAAATTTGAAGACACCTGCGAATTCAGCTTTACCTATGATGTAAATTTCTCTACGGGAAAAGCTATTGTTGATGAAACGTATTCCGAATGTGACGGAGATGAAAACAGAAAGATTCCACAAGACAATCACAAAGAATTTATTCATAAATTCGACACGCTTATAAAAATGAACGATTTTAGGATAGGCGAAAACAAATTCAAAATTCCTAATTCAAAAAAATATTTTACTTACTAATGTCAAAAACTATTATCATCACGGGAACATCATCAGGGATTGGTTTCGTGTTAGCAGAATATTTCGGAAAAAAGGGGCACAGAGTATACGGCTTAAGCAGAAAGCACACCGAAAGTCAATATTTCACGTCTATTCCTACAGATGTTACAGATAATGATGCGGTACAAAATGCTATCGCGCAGGTATTAACAAAGGAAACAAAAATCGATGTTCTGATCAACAATGCCGGAATGGGAATGGTAGGAGCTGTAGAAGATTCTTCAAAAGAAGATATTTTGAGGCTTTTCAACCTGAACCTGGTTGGGGCTGTCCAAATGATGAGTGCTGTAATGCCCAAAATGCGTGAAAACAAATTCGGGCAGATCATTAATGTTTCCAGTATCGGAAGTGAAATGGGATTGCCCTTCCGTGGGTTTTACTCTGCTTCAAAATCGGCTTTGGATAAAGTAACAGAAGCTATGAGATATGAAGTGTATCCTTGGAATGTGAATGTCTGCTCTCTTCATTTAGGGGATATTAAAACCAATATTGCAGAAAACCGTGTGAGAACAAAGGTTTCTGAACCGTATAAAAATGTCTTCGACAAAGTATATGCTTTGATGAATTCTCATGTTGGCGATGGAACTGAGCCTTTGGAAGTTGCGGAATATGTTGATGCTCTTTTAAATAAAAACAAATGGAAAGCTCACTATTATTTTGGTAAATTTGGGCAGAAAATAGGAGTTCCTTTAAAGTGGATTCTTCCGCAGGGAACTTACGAGAATTTAATGAAGAAATATAATAAACTTGCTTAAAAATAGTTAATGATTTGGGCGCATTGTCATTGAATGCAGTGAATAATTTTTGGATTTAAAGAAATTTTTCATTCCGTATCACGACATTTTGAAAGACAACTTGAAGTTAATTTTAAACATATTTTTTGTACTTCTTTGCGTTTTTACCCAAGCGCAAAAGAAACATTATTGGCTTATAGACTCCGAAACCAATGCAAGAAAAAAAGTAAAAGATTCAACTTCTGCGGTCAAGTTTTTAGATTCTCTGGCTCAGGGAAATTATTTTTTAACTCAATTAAAAGAAGTAAAAGTAAAAGGTGACAGCACCGAAATCTTTTATGATAAAGGGAAAAACTTCAATGAAACTTTTATTGATCTTTCGGATTCGTTAGCGATAAAGCTAAAATCTAAGAAAGAGTTTTTCACTAAAAATCTGGATTCTACCAAGAAAAGCATCAACAAAGTATATATTGATGAAGGCTATTCTTTCAGCAGGATCAAAGCGAAATATAAAGGACAGAAAGATGGCTATCCTATTGTAAATCTTGATATCAATAAAAATGATAAAAGAACGATTGACGGCTTTGTGATGAAAGGCTATGTAAAAGTTCCCAAAAGGTTTATAAAAAATCTTGAAAAAGAGTTCAAAGGTAAAACCTATGATGATAAAAATCTTTTAGCCATCAATAAAAACTTTCAAAGCCATCCATTCCTCTCTCTGGAAAGGCAGCCACAAACACTTTTTACAAAAGACTCTACGCAGATTTATCTTTTCCTGGAAAAGAAAAAGACCAATACTTTTGACGGGGTAATCGGTTTTGGAAATGATAAAACAGATAAATTTACCTTAAACGGAACCCTGAACGTGAATTTTAAGAATATGTTCAATGGTTTTGAAACCATTAATTTATACTGGCAGAGAAACCCGGATAAAGGACAGACATTTGACCTTCAAACGGACATTCCTTATCTTTTTAAATCGAATGTCGGGATGAATATGAAGATCAATATTTTCAGACAGGACTCTACGTATGCTAACGTAAAAATGCTGCCGGCTTTTTATTACCACATCAATAACAGAAATAAAATAGGACTTAGAGGAACTTTTGAAACATCCAGCATTATTGACACTTTATATATTCAGGGTAAAGATTATAATAAAAAAGGATTGGGTATCTGGTACGAAATGACGGAACCTACTGATATTGATCTTTTTCTTTACAAAACACGAATCAATGCAGGATATGATTTTTTAGCGACTACTTATACAAAAGATAATATTAAAGCCAACCAGAACCAGTTATATTTTTTTGGAGAGCACAATTATCATATCAACGGAAATCATTTCCTCAATATAAAAGCAGAAGGAGCAATGATGGATTCTAAGGTAGAATTTTCCGCCAACGAATTATACCGTTTCGGAGGGTGGAATTCCATGCGGGGATTCAACGAAAACTCTCTCGCCGCCGACTTTTATTATTATGGAAGTCTTGAATACCGATATTTAATTGGTAGCCAGGCTTTTTTTGATGTTTTCGGGCAGTATGGCCAGCTCAATAACAAATCTTTAAATGTGAAGCCCAAGCTCTATAGTGTCGGGTTCGGATTTAATTTCTTTATCCCTATCGGACTCATGAGCTTCCAGCTTTCCAATGGGAATGAATTTGGAAATCCATTCAAGTTCAATGATATCAAAATCCATTGGGGGATCTTAAGCAGATTCTAATTCTTTATAAAAAAATAAGCTTTTTACTCATGTAAAAAGTCACTAAAATGTGACTTTAATGCTTTTTTTTAATCCTAACACTCTCATAAAAAAGGCTGATAACACACCGAATCATTTAAAAATAAAATAAAATTCCTCTCATGTTTTATTTTATTTTCTTATCTTCACTACCTAAAACTAAAAACAATGAAACCATTAAACCTTCCAGGATTAGCATTATCTTGTGCTTTTGTCGCAATTTCTGGTAATATAAAAGCACAGGCAGATTCTAACGTAAGTACTCACGACATAACGGTAAGTGTTCCTGAAGTTGCACTGGTGGATATTGAACCCACTGCAAGCAAAAACCTGACGATGGGCTTTACAGCGCCTACAGAAGCGGGCTTACCTATCATTCCGGCGAGTACCAATAATACACTTTGGCTTAATTATTCTTCCATTAAATCCGTTGCGGATGTAACCCGTACTATTTCCGTTAAATTAAATGCAGTAATTCCCGGTGTAGACATTAAAGTAACAGCTGCGGCTGCAACAGGCGCAGGAGGAGGGACATTAGGAACTCCGGCTTCTCAGTTGATACTAAGTGCTACAAACCAAACTATAATTTCTGGGATCGGAAGTGCCTATACCGGCGACGGGGCAAGTAATGGCCACAACCTTTCTTACTCAGTAGTTTCAGGAACTGGTACTGGTGGAAGTGCAAATTATGGTGATTTGTCAGCGGTAGCGACACCTGCTACAGCAACCATTACCTACACTATTTCGGATAACTAAATAGAAAATACTTTGTTGACTTAAAATGAGAAGAAATTTACTACAGAATTTCTTCTTGTTTCCCTATGCTCTTATTTACTCCAAAAATATCCTTAATGATAAAGCGTATTTTATTTCTTCTTGTCTTTATTTTACACTTCACCACATTGCAGGCAAGTATTGTTGTACTCAATGGTCTTACTCATTTTTATAAAGTTGAGAACGGACAGGTATATAAAGGAAAAGTTACTTTACAGAACACCGGAAATATGGCTCAGAATGTAAAAATTTTCTTACAGGATTTTAGCTATCGAGCCGACGGAACTACCTATTATACGGCTCCTCATACAAATGAGAAATCAAACACTGACTGGATAAAGCTCAATACTAATTTAATAAGCCTTAAAGCTAAAGAAAGAACAGAGGTCTATTTTGAAATTAACGTTCCTGATAAAATTGCCCAGTCTGGCACTTATTGGAGTGTTATTATTGTTGAGCCCGTAGAAGATATAAAGCCTAGTAATGATAATCCGGGTATTAATATTACATCTGTAGTTCGATATGCCATTCAGGTCATTACCAATTATGATACTGAAAATGTAAAGCCTTCTCTTAAGTTTGAAAGTGTAAAAATTGAAAAAGAAGGGCAACAGCGAATTGTGAAAGTCGGGATTGCCAATAACGGGAACTTATATTGCAGACCTACGGCAAATATTGAAATATATCATCGCAAAACGGGAGAAAAGGTAGGTACATTTTCCAGTATGACCATGGCACTGCTCCCCAATACTTCAAAGTCTTTCAATATAGATATCAGTAAAATTCTTCCAGATAAATACAATGCTGTAATCATAGCTACTGACGAAGATGAAAATGCCTTTGCTCTTAATGTTGAATTAGAAGTTAAAAATGATTAGGAAATGGATCATATATATTATCCTATTATTCCCTGTATTCATCTTTTCTCAAAAACAATCTCCGGAATTTGTTAATAAAAAAGATAGTTTACTACCGGGAAGCTCTACTTCTGTTTCTTTTAAAATAGAAAATAAATCGCAGTGCAGTAAAACTTATCTTCTGAATGTTGAAACTTCTGATTCATTTATTAGTCCTATTCTTTCAAAAGATGAAATTACCATTTCGGCATTAGACCATAGAATTTATATTGTCCCTTTACGCCTATCTTCCGAAGCTCCTTCAGGAAAATATGAAATATCACTGCATATTTCCGAAAAAGATTCGGAAAATGAACTTACGGAGAAAACAGAAATTATTGTTTCCCAAAACCGGAATATTTCTATTACCTTATTAGAATCTCCGGAATTTGTAAAAGCCGGGCAAGTTATTAAAGCTTCTTTTATTCTAAAAAATAACGGAAATACTAAAGAGTATCTGGCAATGGAAAGCAGCAATTCATTGATTAGCCAGGTCAATACACTCGTTCTTCCTCCCGGGGCCAGTAAAGTAATTACAGTTACTAAAAATACAGATCCGAGTTTAGGAAAGAATGATTATCAGAATTTACATCTGACAGCCCGCTCCATGGTAAATCCGGATCAGGCTATCACCGCATACAGCAGTGTGAAAATTATTTCAACAAAACCTGTTGAGGATGATATTTATTACCGTCTTCCGGTTTCCGCTTCCCTTTCTTTTATCGGGACCCGGAACAGAGGCATTTACCAGGATGGTTTTCAGGGAGAAATTTATGGTAAAGGTAGTTTGACGAATAAAAATACCAGTCAGATTGAGTTTCATGCAGTAACCCAAAACCCGATTGAGTTCAATGCTTTTACCCCGTACGAAGAATATTTTATTAATTATAAAGATGCCAATCTTTTTGTACATATTGGGGATAAAACTTATTCAGCCTCTTATCTCACGGAATTTGCAAGATATGGACGAGGAGCAGAGATACGCTATGACTTAAAAAGACTGAGCATCGGTGCTTTCTATAACCATCCAAGATTCTTCAGGGACATTAAAGATGAATTCAACATTTATTCAAAAATTAAAATAAAAAAAGAATCGGAAATAACTGCCGGTTACCTTTATAAAATTCCTCTTTCTGAAAAAAACAACTTTACGTCGGCAAATGCTCAATTCAGCTCGAATACGCATTTACCCTATTTAGCAGGCAAGTTCCAACTTCTAACAAATCTTAGTGCCTCTGGAGAAATTACATATAGTAAAACAAATGAAACAGAAGGAACAGCTTATATGCTACAGACTCAGGCTAATTTCAGTAAAGTCAGCGGCAGTCTTATGTATTTAAAAGCCAGTCCTAAGTTTGCCGGCTATTTTTCTAATGCGAGTACTCTTAACGGAAATATTCAGTATAAAATTCTGAAAAAAGTCAATCTGTTTGCTAATTTCATTCAGGATGCCAAGAACTATCAAAGGGATACTTTATTATTAGCTGCTCCATACAGAAGCTATTTACAGTATGGCGCTCAATACAATTATATAAAAACAGGATCCATTATGGTATATAGTGGATATCAAAAGTACCAGGATCGCCTTATGCCAAGACAATTTGATTATGATGAAAAGTTTTTCAGAGTGAGTGTAAATCAGAAAATAGGAGAGTTCAATATTAATCTTGAAAGTCAGTTTGGCACTACCAATAACTTTCTGACCGGATTTTCCGGGAATTCTACTTTTTATACCGCTAATATTGGATTTGAGAAATTTAGAACTTCATTCAGCTTATTTGGGAGTTATGCAATTACCTCCAGATATCAGATGCAAAATCAAAAACAGACTTATTTCGGTGCCCGTGCTATCAGCAGATTATCTGATAAAACAAACTTCAGCATTTTTTATCAGAATAATTATATGCCTGAAGATTATTTTAAGGATAGAAATCTTTTTGAAGCTCTATTCCATCATCAGCTTTTCAAAAATCACGAAATTGATATATCAGGTCGTTACAATTTGCAGCGTGGGGATCTTTCCAATAAAGACTTTATATTTTCTTTACGTTATACGCTGCGAATGAATGTTCCTGTACAAAAAATAGCAGAATACACCACCTTATCCGGCACCATCAATAATCTTGGGGTAAAAAAAGTAGACGGAATACGATTAATGATGGGAAATCATATCACTGTTACAGATAAAGCAGGAAATTATATCTTTAAAAACATTCCTCCAGGAGATTATTTTCTCGAAATTGACAGATCAAGCACTCAGTTAAATGATATCCCTTATTCCAGTTTTCCTGCAGCATTACACCTTATCAATAAAGAAAACATTTATAATTTCGGTTTAACTACAGCAGCTACTATTCAGGGAAGCATATCATTCAATGAAAATGAAGAAAAGAATCACTATGTTTTTGCTCAATATCAGTCGAAAAAAGAAAATAAAAAAAGTGACGGTGTCATCATAGAAGCTACCAATGGAGAACAAACCTATCGAAAGATATGCATCATAGGAGAACCTTTTGATTTTACTTATTTACGCCCTGGAAACTGGACCGTAAAAATATATAGAAATGGCCTTGATAAAAGGTATAAAATATCTACCAATCTATTTCAATTTGTTTTAAAACCTTCTGAAACTAAAAATATAGCTATTAGTATTGTAAAGCAACTGACTGAAATTAAATATCAACAAGAAGGTATAAAAGTAGGATATAACGAAATAAAAAAGCAAAAATGACATCCTT
Above is a genomic segment from Chryseobacterium geocarposphaerae containing:
- a CDS encoding type B 50S ribosomal protein L31; protein product: MKNGIHPENYRLVVFKDMSNDEVFLCKSTAETKDTIEYEGQEYPLIKMEISSTSHPFYTGKTKLVDTAGRVDKFMNKYKKFAK
- a CDS encoding nucleotide pyrophosphohydrolase is translated as MEITNLQQQVDEWIKTIGVRYFNELTNMAMLTEEVGEVARIIARRYGEQSEKESDKSKDLGEELADVLFVTLCLANQTGVNLQEAFDKKMKIKTDRDKDRHQNNEKLK
- a CDS encoding 3-phosphoshikimate 1-carboxyvinyltransferase, which encodes MQKSIMKLEQSKLVGNQTIQISGSKSISNRLLILESLFKNIQIGNLSNSQDTQLLKKALSEDTEIVDIHHAGTAMRFLTSYYSIAEGKTTVLTGSGRMKERPIKNLVTALQNLGVEIEYLENEGFPPLKIKGRKITETKVDVPANISSQFITSLLLIAGKLEKGLEINLVGEVTSRSYIEMTLDILKKFGIQASFVGNLIKVEPFNESKPSSVNYEVESDWSSASYFYSFAALGRETIHLKSFYKESTQGDSAIAKIYEEFFGIQTVFTEAEHKITLQPDPNFQFPDKIVLDMNNCPDIAQTLCVTAAALKIPFEISGLGTLRVKETDRLLALYNELQKLGTETEITDTTIQSLNFKDPEENISIKTYQDHRMAMSFAPFCLIKELNIEDENVVEKSYPMFWEDLSKILIKQ
- a CDS encoding SDR family oxidoreductase, with the translated sequence MSKTIIITGTSSGIGFVLAEYFGKKGHRVYGLSRKHTESQYFTSIPTDVTDNDAVQNAIAQVLTKETKIDVLINNAGMGMVGAVEDSSKEDILRLFNLNLVGAVQMMSAVMPKMRENKFGQIINVSSIGSEMGLPFRGFYSASKSALDKVTEAMRYEVYPWNVNVCSLHLGDIKTNIAENRVRTKVSEPYKNVFDKVYALMNSHVGDGTEPLEVAEYVDALLNKNKWKAHYYFGKFGQKIGVPLKWILPQGTYENLMKKYNKLA
- a CDS encoding BamA/TamA family outer membrane protein: MKLILNIFFVLLCVFTQAQKKHYWLIDSETNARKKVKDSTSAVKFLDSLAQGNYFLTQLKEVKVKGDSTEIFYDKGKNFNETFIDLSDSLAIKLKSKKEFFTKNLDSTKKSINKVYIDEGYSFSRIKAKYKGQKDGYPIVNLDINKNDKRTIDGFVMKGYVKVPKRFIKNLEKEFKGKTYDDKNLLAINKNFQSHPFLSLERQPQTLFTKDSTQIYLFLEKKKTNTFDGVIGFGNDKTDKFTLNGTLNVNFKNMFNGFETINLYWQRNPDKGQTFDLQTDIPYLFKSNVGMNMKINIFRQDSTYANVKMLPAFYYHINNRNKIGLRGTFETSSIIDTLYIQGKDYNKKGLGIWYEMTEPTDIDLFLYKTRINAGYDFLATTYTKDNIKANQNQLYFFGEHNYHINGNHFLNIKAEGAMMDSKVEFSANELYRFGGWNSMRGFNENSLAADFYYYGSLEYRYLIGSQAFFDVFGQYGQLNNKSLNVKPKLYSVGFGFNFFIPIGLMSFQLSNGNEFGNPFKFNDIKIHWGILSRF
- a CDS encoding WxL protein host-binding domain-containing protein, whose product is MIKRILFLLVFILHFTTLQASIVVLNGLTHFYKVENGQVYKGKVTLQNTGNMAQNVKIFLQDFSYRADGTTYYTAPHTNEKSNTDWIKLNTNLISLKAKERTEVYFEINVPDKIAQSGTYWSVIIVEPVEDIKPSNDNPGINITSVVRYAIQVITNYDTENVKPSLKFESVKIEKEGQQRIVKVGIANNGNLYCRPTANIEIYHRKTGEKVGTFSSMTMALLPNTSKSFNIDISKILPDKYNAVIIATDEDENAFALNVELEVKND
- a CDS encoding COG1470 family protein, which gives rise to MIRKWIIYIILLFPVFIFSQKQSPEFVNKKDSLLPGSSTSVSFKIENKSQCSKTYLLNVETSDSFISPILSKDEITISALDHRIYIVPLRLSSEAPSGKYEISLHISEKDSENELTEKTEIIVSQNRNISITLLESPEFVKAGQVIKASFILKNNGNTKEYLAMESSNSLISQVNTLVLPPGASKVITVTKNTDPSLGKNDYQNLHLTARSMVNPDQAITAYSSVKIISTKPVEDDIYYRLPVSASLSFIGTRNRGIYQDGFQGEIYGKGSLTNKNTSQIEFHAVTQNPIEFNAFTPYEEYFINYKDANLFVHIGDKTYSASYLTEFARYGRGAEIRYDLKRLSIGAFYNHPRFFRDIKDEFNIYSKIKIKKESEITAGYLYKIPLSEKNNFTSANAQFSSNTHLPYLAGKFQLLTNLSASGEITYSKTNETEGTAYMLQTQANFSKVSGSLMYLKASPKFAGYFSNASTLNGNIQYKILKKVNLFANFIQDAKNYQRDTLLLAAPYRSYLQYGAQYNYIKTGSIMVYSGYQKYQDRLMPRQFDYDEKFFRVSVNQKIGEFNINLESQFGTTNNFLTGFSGNSTFYTANIGFEKFRTSFSLFGSYAITSRYQMQNQKQTYFGARAISRLSDKTNFSIFYQNNYMPEDYFKDRNLFEALFHHQLFKNHEIDISGRYNLQRGDLSNKDFIFSLRYTLRMNVPVQKIAEYTTLSGTINNLGVKKVDGIRLMMGNHITVTDKAGNYIFKNIPPGDYFLEIDRSSTQLNDIPYSSFPAALHLINKENIYNFGLTTAATIQGSISFNENEEKNHYVFAQYQSKKENKKSDGVIIEATNGEQTYRKICIIGEPFDFTYLRPGNWTVKIYRNGLDKRYKISTNLFQFVLKPSETKNIAISIVKQLTEIKYQQEGIKVGYNEIKKQK